In one Chitinophaga sancti genomic region, the following are encoded:
- the lipA gene encoding lipoyl synthase — translation MQEPTLTTATPCSTAPDAAPAPRTKKPDWLRVKLPIGDNYKQVRSLVDTHKLHTICESGNCPNMGECWGAGTSTFMILGNICTRSCGFCAVATGRPEAVDWDEPQRVAEAIFLMKVKHAVITSVDRDELKDGGSIIWANTIKAIRALNAETTMETLIPDFRGQWENLQRIIDVAPEIVSHNLETVERLTKQVRIQAKYHRSLEVIRRLKDGGMRTKSGVMLGLGETKEEVIQAMQDLYDNGCDVVTLGQYLQPTPKHLPVVRFVHPDEFAEYREIGYAMGLDYVESGPLVRSSYHAEKHIHSGRPNQ, via the coding sequence ATGCAAGAACCAACACTCACGACCGCAACACCTTGCAGTACAGCACCTGATGCTGCACCTGCCCCCAGGACTAAAAAACCTGACTGGCTGCGTGTCAAATTACCAATAGGAGATAACTACAAACAGGTTCGTAGCCTTGTAGATACCCATAAATTACATACCATCTGCGAAAGCGGAAACTGTCCTAATATGGGTGAGTGCTGGGGAGCCGGTACTTCTACCTTTATGATATTAGGAAATATCTGTACCCGTAGTTGCGGATTCTGTGCAGTAGCCACCGGCAGACCTGAAGCAGTAGATTGGGATGAGCCACAGCGTGTAGCAGAAGCCATTTTCCTGATGAAGGTGAAACATGCGGTAATCACCTCTGTAGACAGAGATGAGCTGAAAGATGGTGGTTCCATTATCTGGGCCAATACCATCAAGGCTATAAGGGCGCTGAACGCAGAAACGACTATGGAAACCCTGATCCCTGACTTCAGAGGACAATGGGAAAACCTGCAACGTATTATTGACGTTGCACCGGAAATCGTATCTCACAACCTGGAAACAGTAGAACGCCTTACCAAACAGGTGCGTATCCAGGCTAAATACCACAGAAGCCTCGAAGTAATTCGCCGTCTGAAAGATGGAGGTATGCGTACCAAAAGCGGTGTTATGCTGGGTTTGGGCGAAACCAAAGAAGAAGTGATCCAGGCAATGCAGGATCTGTACGATAACGGTTGTGATGTGGTGACCCTGGGTCAGTATCTGCAGCCTACACCAAAGCATCTTCCTGTAGTACGATTTGTACACCCGGATGAGTTTGCAGAGTATAGGGAAATCGGTTATGCAATGGGTCTTGATTATGTAGAATCAGGACCATTGGTAAGATCCTCCTACCATGCAGAGAAGCATATCCATAGTGGGCGGCCTAATCAATAA
- a CDS encoding TolC family protein, which produces MKRVIYLTAMLGAGLISTSSFAQQVSDSVIPKASLQDCIQYALTHQPAVKQSLVDQEIAEHTIKSKLADWYPQLNLAAGLNHYLKLQTSYFNGAAITTGVANTSSAAFTLTQNIFNRDVLLASRTAKVVRQQAAQNTTSNQIDVVSNVSKAYYDMLLTKAQVAVLDEDIVRLERSLKDAFNQYQSGIVDKTDYKRATISLNNAKAQKKTGEESLKAKNALLKQYMGFPPDSALDVKYDTIQMAQNVQLDTNTTVTYQNRIEYQLLQTQRSLLEAELRYNKWSYLPTVSASGSYTFAYFNKDFGKLYNNNYPNSLVGLTVSLPIFQGFKRTHNIKIAELNLRRTDWDVESLKQQINTQYTQAMAAYKSNLNEYFVMQENVQLAKEVFNLIDLQYREGIKTYLEVITAQTDLRSAELNYYNAMYTVLSSKIDLEVALGTLTPSIQ; this is translated from the coding sequence ATGAAAAGAGTAATTTATCTGACCGCCATGTTGGGAGCAGGGCTTATAAGCACCTCATCCTTTGCACAGCAGGTATCTGATTCCGTCATTCCAAAAGCGTCTTTGCAGGATTGCATCCAATACGCTTTGACCCACCAGCCGGCGGTGAAACAATCGCTGGTGGACCAGGAAATTGCGGAACATACCATCAAAAGCAAACTGGCTGACTGGTATCCCCAGCTGAATCTGGCCGCCGGCCTGAACCACTATCTTAAGTTGCAGACCTCTTATTTTAATGGCGCGGCCATCACCACCGGTGTGGCTAACACCTCTTCTGCAGCTTTTACGTTAACGCAAAACATCTTTAACAGAGATGTATTGCTGGCCAGTAGAACTGCTAAGGTCGTACGCCAGCAAGCCGCACAAAATACTACCAGCAATCAGATTGATGTGGTATCCAACGTATCCAAAGCTTACTATGACATGTTGCTGACCAAAGCACAGGTAGCAGTGCTGGATGAAGATATTGTGCGCCTGGAACGTAGCCTGAAGGATGCCTTCAATCAATATCAGAGCGGTATTGTAGATAAGACTGACTACAAGAGAGCTACCATTTCCCTGAACAATGCCAAAGCGCAAAAGAAAACAGGAGAAGAATCTCTGAAAGCTAAGAATGCGCTACTGAAGCAATACATGGGCTTTCCGCCGGATTCTGCGCTGGATGTGAAATATGACACCATCCAGATGGCACAGAACGTACAGCTGGATACCAATACTACCGTGACGTACCAGAACAGGATTGAGTACCAGTTGCTGCAAACCCAGCGTTCACTACTGGAAGCAGAACTCCGTTATAATAAGTGGAGCTATCTGCCTACTGTATCAGCATCCGGTAGTTATACCTTCGCTTATTTCAACAAAGATTTCGGGAAGTTGTACAACAACAACTATCCTAATTCGCTGGTTGGCCTGACGGTTTCCCTGCCTATCTTCCAGGGCTTTAAACGTACTCATAATATCAAGATCGCAGAGCTGAACCTCAGGCGTACTGACTGGGATGTAGAATCACTGAAGCAACAGATCAATACTCAATATACCCAGGCAATGGCTGCTTACAAGAGTAATCTGAACGAATACTTTGTTATGCAGGAAAACGTGCAACTGGCTAAGGAGGTATTCAACCTGATTGATCTGCAATACCGGGAAGGGATAAAGACCTACCTGGAGGTGATCACGGCCCAGACAGATCTTCGTTCCGCAGAACTGAACTACTATAATGCTATGTACACGGTATTATCCAGCAAGATAGACCTGGAAGTGGCATTGGGTACATTAACACCATCAATTCAATAA